A window of the Thalassospira sp. TSL5-1 genome harbors these coding sequences:
- a CDS encoding HAD family hydrolase — protein MFKLVAFDGDDTLWHNEPLFRDAHVRLRAMLENYGDSKTVDERLYKAELENLSIYGYGITGFTLSMIETAIEISDKQITAAEIHELAEIGKSMLRAPTRLIDGATTVLEHFARTPDCKLVLITKGDLIAQQLKIERSGLEKLFDGVEIVSEKDPLTYRNIFGRYGVEPYEAVMIGNSMKSDILPVLECGGAAIHIPYEITWVHEMVGQIEIENDLFCEAADIAQVPELITSLSKELDCERMENV, from the coding sequence ATGTTCAAGCTGGTTGCCTTTGATGGCGATGATACGCTTTGGCACAATGAACCGTTATTCCGCGACGCCCATGTGCGTTTGCGCGCCATGCTGGAAAACTACGGCGATAGCAAGACCGTGGATGAGCGGCTTTACAAGGCGGAACTCGAAAATCTGTCGATTTACGGTTACGGAATCACCGGGTTCACCCTGTCGATGATTGAAACCGCCATCGAGATTTCCGACAAGCAAATCACGGCGGCGGAAATTCACGAGCTGGCCGAAATCGGCAAATCCATGCTGCGCGCGCCCACCCGGCTGATTGACGGGGCCACCACCGTGCTGGAGCATTTCGCCCGCACGCCCGATTGCAAACTGGTCTTGATCACCAAGGGGGATTTGATCGCCCAGCAGCTTAAAATCGAACGCTCCGGGCTGGAAAAGCTGTTTGACGGGGTCGAGATCGTTTCGGAAAAAGACCCGCTGACCTATCGCAACATTTTTGGGCGTTATGGTGTGGAGCCTTATGAGGCCGTGATGATTGGCAATTCGATGAAGTCCGATATTTTGCCGGTTCTCGAATGCGGTGGGGCGGCCATTCATATCCCCTATGAAATTACCTGGGTGCATGAAATGGTTGGTCAGATCGAAATTGAAAATGACCTGTTTTGTGAGGCCGCCGACATTGCGCAGGTGCCCGAACTGATTACATCTTTAAGCAAAGAGCTTGACTGTGAGAGGATGGAAAATGTCTGA
- a CDS encoding acyl-CoA carboxylase subunit beta — MQEIITRLEEMRANAAMGGGQTRIDKQHAKGKLTARERLDVLLDEGSFEEWDMFVEHDCVDFGMTENRIPGDGVVTGHGTINGRLVFVFSQDFTVFGGALSGAHARKICKIMDQAMKVGAPVIGLNDSGGARIQEGVESLAGYADVFQRNVEASGVIPQISLIMGPCAGGAVYSPAMTDFIFMVKDSSYMFVTGPDVVKTVTHEEVTHEELGGAMTHTAVSGVADLAFENDVDLLLQTRRFIDFLPLSNKEQPPARTCEDPVDRDDYSLDTLVPENPNMPYDMKELILKTVDEGDFYEIQPDYAKNIIIGMARMDGRAVGIVANQPMVLAGCLDIASSKKAARFVRFCDAYNIPIVTFVDVPGFMPGTAQELGGIIKHGAKLLYAYAEATVPKVTVITRKAYGGAYDVMASKHLRGDVNYAWPSAEIAVMGPKGAVEIIFRADMNDPAKIEARTEEYRQKFANPFVAGRKGFIDDVIMPHGTRRRVCKSLAMLRNKDVKNPAKKHGNIPL; from the coding sequence ATGCAGGAAATCATCACCAGACTCGAAGAAATGCGCGCCAATGCCGCAATGGGCGGCGGGCAGACGCGCATCGACAAACAGCACGCCAAAGGCAAACTTACCGCACGCGAACGCCTTGATGTGCTGCTTGACGAAGGCAGTTTCGAGGAATGGGACATGTTTGTCGAACATGATTGCGTTGATTTCGGCATGACCGAAAACCGCATTCCCGGGGATGGTGTTGTAACCGGTCACGGCACGATCAATGGCCGACTGGTATTTGTCTTCAGCCAGGATTTCACGGTTTTTGGCGGTGCGCTTTCCGGCGCGCATGCCCGTAAAATTTGCAAAATCATGGATCAGGCCATGAAGGTCGGCGCGCCTGTAATTGGCCTTAATGATTCCGGCGGGGCGCGTATTCAGGAAGGGGTCGAAAGCCTGGCGGGCTATGCCGATGTGTTCCAGCGCAATGTCGAGGCATCGGGTGTTATTCCGCAAATCTCGCTGATCATGGGGCCATGTGCGGGCGGGGCCGTTTACAGCCCGGCGATGACGGACTTTATTTTCATGGTCAAGGACAGCTCCTACATGTTCGTGACCGGGCCTGATGTGGTGAAAACCGTGACCCATGAGGAAGTCACTCACGAGGAACTGGGCGGGGCGATGACACACACCGCTGTTTCCGGTGTGGCGGATCTGGCCTTTGAAAACGATGTGGATTTGCTGCTGCAAACCCGCCGCTTTATAGATTTTCTGCCGCTGTCCAACAAGGAACAGCCGCCGGCGCGCACATGCGAGGACCCGGTGGATCGCGATGATTATTCGCTCGATACCCTGGTGCCCGAAAACCCCAACATGCCTTACGACATGAAGGAACTGATCCTTAAAACCGTCGATGAAGGTGATTTTTACGAAATCCAGCCCGATTATGCCAAAAACATCATTATCGGCATGGCGCGTATGGATGGCCGTGCGGTGGGCATCGTCGCCAACCAGCCAATGGTGCTGGCAGGCTGCCTGGATATTGCCAGCTCTAAAAAGGCGGCGCGTTTTGTGCGCTTTTGCGATGCCTATAACATTCCCATCGTTACCTTTGTCGATGTGCCGGGTTTTATGCCGGGCACGGCCCAGGAACTGGGCGGCATCATCAAGCACGGTGCCAAACTGCTTTATGCCTATGCCGAGGCAACGGTGCCCAAGGTAACCGTCATTACCCGCAAGGCCTATGGCGGCGCTTATGACGTGATGGCGTCCAAACATTTGCGCGGCGATGTCAACTATGCCTGGCCCAGTGCCGAAATTGCGGTGATGGGGCCCAAAGGGGCGGTGGAAATCATTTTTCGGGCTGATATGAACGACCCCGCGAAAATCGAGGCCCGCACCGAAGAATACCGCCAGAAATTTGCCAACCCGTTTGTCGCGGGGCGCAAGGGCTTTATCGATGATGTCATCATGCCGCATGGCACCCGGCGTCGGGTGTGCAAATCGCTTGCGATGTTGCGCAACAAGGACGTCAAAAACCCTGCCAAAAAACACGGCAATATCCCGTTATAA
- a CDS encoding SDR family oxidoreductase produces the protein MSEIKNKVVAITGASSGIGAATARLLAQKGACILLGARRTERLEVLANEINANGGKAAFARLDVTDAQNMQDFVDYAIEHFGKLDVLFSNAGIMPLSMLASRKTDEWNRMIDVNIRGVLNGINAALPVFEKQGSGHFINTASIGAHMVVPTGAVYCATKYAVWAISEGLRQESQTTRVTTICPGVVETELGNDITEETSKNALKEFRKTSLSPDAIARGVAYAIEQPKDVDINELIIRPTVSAF, from the coding sequence ATGTCCGAAATTAAAAACAAGGTCGTTGCCATCACCGGTGCGAGCAGCGGTATTGGCGCGGCAACAGCACGCCTGTTGGCACAAAAAGGTGCCTGCATTCTTTTGGGTGCAAGACGCACCGAACGCCTTGAAGTCCTGGCAAATGAAATCAATGCCAATGGGGGCAAAGCGGCCTTCGCCAGGCTTGATGTTACCGATGCGCAAAACATGCAGGACTTTGTCGATTACGCGATAGAGCATTTTGGCAAACTGGACGTGCTGTTCTCCAACGCCGGGATCATGCCGCTTTCCATGCTGGCATCGCGCAAAACCGATGAATGGAACCGCATGATTGATGTTAATATTCGCGGTGTTCTGAATGGCATCAATGCCGCCCTGCCGGTTTTTGAAAAGCAGGGATCCGGGCATTTCATCAATACCGCCTCGATCGGGGCGCACATGGTGGTGCCAACGGGGGCGGTTTATTGTGCAACCAAATATGCCGTTTGGGCCATTTCCGAAGGCCTGCGCCAGGAATCCCAAACCACGCGCGTCACCACCATTTGCCCGGGCGTTGTTGAAACCGAACTGGGCAATGACATTACCGAAGAAACATCGAAAAATGCGCTGAAGGAATTCCGTAAAACCAGCCTCAGCCCTGACGCCATCGCGCGCGGCGTCGCCTACGCCATCGAACAGCCCAAAGACGTGGATATCAACGAACTGATCATCCGCCCGACTGTCAGCGCGTTCTAA
- a CDS encoding diguanylate cyclase domain-containing protein — MTTESKTGGYLENVLDRLNGLTVSGVSCEHDAPPSDTDSLLYFIDLACPEKSSFSANLKQMLGYDISDLGVPGADWCLSLAHPDDIGRLTSLATLPPEMCGKTLTRRFRIRHRNGEWLDVIDQAMKIPGADPQGGTIVGMLRNPSLYRKISVALQESNRRYQHLLETIPDGVMVYDARGTIVKSNLAAQKMLGLSASALLGLKAADNCWQAVDQHGHPFCPDDFPVVRALQRQEPVYGVIMGIQCAADRRIWVRINAQPLFDAETGQTEGAVVSFADVSDLKNAETAIAERESLYRQMFDRNPAVKLLIDPLTGKIVDANKAACDFYGYDHATLRSMVIGQINVENGDVIASSVQKIVDNGAASFSFRHRLADGAIRDVRVNSGRIMLNGSEYINSIVFDVTERNEYERRLIKANRQLQLERQRLDEIVRATNAGTWEWNVQTGEIRLNERWAEIGGYTLEELMPCNVDRWIDLCHPDDVETITGLLNRHFDDEIDQFDCEYRLKHKNGSWVWVLDRGKVFEWSEDGKPLRLSGTHSDITLSKEIEQRIRHMALSDPLTGLGNRRQFEDQLAGALAKCRAGGRHVVLLLLDLDNFKMVNDTFGHPVGDALLVDVAERIRKQFRESDFIARLGGDEFAVLLTNVEDIAIAKKAALRVIDHVSHPSHIEGHDIKVGVSIGISAGCEGILPKTLYWQADRALYQAKEAGRNTFRVHQARPSVI, encoded by the coding sequence ATGACGACCGAGAGTAAAACAGGTGGGTATCTTGAAAACGTTCTCGACCGTCTCAACGGTTTGACGGTATCAGGCGTGTCTTGTGAACATGATGCGCCACCGTCAGACACAGACAGCCTGCTTTATTTCATTGATCTTGCCTGCCCGGAAAAAAGCAGTTTTAGTGCCAATCTCAAACAAATGCTGGGTTATGATATCTCCGATCTGGGCGTGCCTGGTGCGGATTGGTGTTTGTCACTGGCGCACCCTGATGACATTGGCAGGTTAACATCGCTTGCCACGCTGCCACCTGAAATGTGTGGCAAAACGCTGACCCGGCGTTTCCGTATTCGTCACCGCAATGGCGAATGGCTTGATGTGATTGATCAGGCAATGAAAATTCCTGGTGCTGACCCGCAAGGCGGGACCATTGTCGGTATGTTGCGTAACCCGTCATTATACCGGAAAATCTCGGTGGCCTTGCAGGAAAGCAACCGTCGCTACCAGCATTTGCTGGAAACCATTCCCGATGGCGTCATGGTCTATGATGCGCGCGGCACTATTGTAAAAAGCAATTTGGCCGCGCAAAAAATGCTGGGATTAAGTGCCAGCGCGCTTTTGGGTCTTAAGGCTGCCGATAATTGCTGGCAGGCTGTTGATCAGCACGGGCATCCTTTCTGCCCCGATGATTTCCCCGTTGTGCGCGCCCTGCAAAGGCAGGAGCCGGTTTATGGCGTGATTATGGGCATACAATGTGCCGCTGATCGCCGGATCTGGGTGCGCATCAATGCCCAGCCGCTTTTTGATGCCGAAACTGGCCAAACCGAAGGGGCGGTGGTTTCCTTTGCCGATGTCAGCGATTTGAAAAATGCCGAAACCGCGATTGCCGAACGCGAAAGCCTGTATCGCCAGATGTTTGATCGTAACCCGGCGGTTAAATTGCTGATTGACCCGTTAACTGGCAAGATTGTGGATGCCAACAAGGCGGCCTGTGATTTTTACGGCTATGATCATGCCACATTGCGCAGCATGGTGATTGGTCAGATCAATGTGGAGAATGGCGATGTTATCGCCAGCTCGGTGCAAAAGATCGTTGATAACGGTGCTGCCAGTTTTTCCTTCCGGCATCGGCTTGCTGATGGTGCCATTCGCGATGTGCGGGTCAATTCCGGGCGCATCATGTTAAATGGCTCCGAATATATTAACTCCATTGTCTTTGATGTGACAGAACGAAACGAATATGAGCGCCGCCTGATCAAGGCCAACCGTCAGCTTCAGCTGGAACGCCAGCGTTTGGATGAAATTGTTCGGGCCACCAATGCGGGCACCTGGGAATGGAATGTGCAGACGGGCGAGATCCGGCTTAATGAACGCTGGGCGGAAATCGGGGGATATACCCTGGAAGAACTGATGCCGTGCAATGTGGATCGTTGGATCGATCTTTGTCATCCTGACGACGTCGAAACCATCACTGGTCTGTTAAATCGCCATTTTGACGATGAAATTGATCAGTTTGACTGTGAATACCGCCTGAAACACAAAAACGGAAGCTGGGTTTGGGTGCTGGATCGGGGCAAGGTATTTGAATGGTCGGAGGACGGGAAGCCACTGCGTCTGTCAGGTACGCATAGTGACATCACCCTTTCCAAGGAAATTGAACAGCGCATACGCCATATGGCCCTGTCTGATCCGCTTACCGGCCTTGGCAACCGTCGCCAGTTTGAAGACCAGTTGGCCGGCGCCCTTGCAAAATGCAGGGCCGGAGGGCGGCATGTTGTTTTACTGTTGCTCGATCTGGATAACTTCAAAATGGTCAATGACACCTTCGGGCACCCGGTGGGGGATGCGCTGCTGGTTGATGTGGCCGAACGCATTAGAAAGCAATTTCGCGAAAGTGATTTTATCGCCCGTTTGGGTGGTGATGAATTTGCGGTTTTGCTGACCAATGTGGAAGACATCGCCATTGCCAAGAAGGCGGCCTTGCGTGTGATTGACCATGTCAGCCATCCTAGCCATATCGAGGGGCACGACATCAAGGTCGGTGTCAGCATTGGCATAAGTGCCGGTTGTGAGGGGATTTTGCCCAAAACCCTATATTGGCAGGCGGATCGCGCCCTTTATCAGGCCAAGGAAGCCGGGCGAAATACTTTTCGGGTTCATCAGGCGCGGCCTTCCGTCATTTAA
- the accC gene encoding acetyl-CoA carboxylase biotin carboxylase subunit yields the protein MFKKILIANRGEIACRVIKSARKMGIATVAVYSDADKNALHVQMADEAVHIGAAPSNQSYLLIDKIIAACKQTGAEAVHPGYGFLSENQNFAKALAEAEIEFIGPPTGAIGAMGDKITSKKIAADAGVSTVPGYMGVIKDTDEAVKIANEVGYPVMLKASAGGGGKGMRIAHNDAECREGFERATSEAASSFGDDRVFIEKFVEQPRHIEIQVLADKHGNAIYLGERECSIQRRHQKVVEEAPSPFIDPETRKAMGEQAVALARAVDYCSAGTVEFIVDKDKNFYFLEMNTRLQVEHPVTELVTKQDLVEWMIRIAYGEELTLHQEDVTLTGWAMETRIYAEDPFREFLPSTGRLVHYQPPVETDNVRVDTGVFEGGEISMFYDPMVAKLVSYGADRDEAIHHMRRALDAYFIRGISHNIPFLAAVMANKRFQDGNITTNFIAEEYPHGFSADDLPNDDPQTLITVAAYINQRMAERNGGISGQFRDNAAPVHESWVAVTGDDHTPFDIEIDGVNGDYIVAIGDRSFGVVSDWKIGDSLFFGEIDGVPLCVQVDIDGTGYRLATNGVQKNIKVLRPRIAELQKLMPFKAPPDMSNFLLSPMPGLLVKVSVEEGQTVQPGQELCILEAMKMENVLKAESKGVIKTIHAKQGANLSVDAIIIEFEKDV from the coding sequence ATGTTTAAGAAAATCCTGATTGCCAACCGCGGCGAAATTGCCTGCCGTGTGATTAAATCCGCCCGCAAAATGGGCATCGCCACCGTGGCGGTGTATTCGGATGCCGATAAAAACGCCCTGCATGTGCAAATGGCCGATGAAGCCGTGCATATCGGTGCTGCACCATCTAACCAGTCCTATCTGCTGATTGATAAAATCATCGCGGCATGCAAACAGACCGGGGCCGAGGCCGTGCATCCCGGATACGGTTTCCTGTCGGAAAATCAGAATTTTGCCAAGGCCCTGGCCGAAGCCGAAATTGAATTTATCGGCCCGCCGACCGGTGCCATTGGCGCGATGGGCGATAAAATCACCTCGAAAAAAATTGCCGCCGATGCCGGTGTTTCCACCGTGCCGGGCTATATGGGCGTGATCAAGGATACCGACGAGGCCGTTAAAATTGCCAACGAAGTTGGTTATCCGGTGATGCTTAAGGCATCGGCCGGCGGGGGCGGCAAGGGCATGCGGATTGCCCATAATGATGCCGAATGCCGCGAAGGGTTTGAACGTGCCACCTCCGAAGCTGCCTCCAGCTTTGGCGATGATCGTGTCTTTATTGAAAAGTTTGTCGAACAACCGCGCCATATTGAAATTCAGGTGCTGGCCGATAAACACGGCAATGCCATTTACCTTGGCGAACGCGAATGTTCCATTCAGCGTCGCCACCAAAAGGTAGTGGAAGAAGCCCCATCCCCCTTTATCGACCCTGAAACTCGCAAGGCCATGGGCGAACAGGCCGTGGCACTGGCGCGCGCGGTCGATTATTGCTCCGCCGGGACGGTGGAATTCATTGTCGATAAAGACAAAAACTTCTACTTCCTGGAAATGAATACCCGCCTGCAGGTCGAACATCCGGTGACGGAACTGGTGACCAAGCAGGATCTGGTTGAATGGATGATCCGCATTGCATATGGCGAAGAACTGACCCTGCATCAGGAGGACGTCACCCTGACCGGTTGGGCGATGGAAACCCGCATCTATGCCGAGGACCCGTTTCGCGAATTTCTGCCCTCCACCGGTCGCCTTGTCCATTACCAGCCGCCCGTTGAAACAGATAATGTCCGGGTTGATACCGGCGTGTTCGAGGGCGGTGAAATTTCCATGTTCTACGACCCGATGGTGGCAAAGCTGGTCAGCTATGGTGCTGACCGGGACGAGGCCATCCATCATATGCGACGTGCACTGGATGCCTATTTTATTCGTGGCATTTCGCACAATATTCCGTTTCTGGCGGCGGTGATGGCCAATAAGCGCTTCCAGGATGGCAATATCACCACCAACTTCATTGCCGAAGAATACCCGCATGGGTTCTCGGCCGATGATCTGCCCAATGATGACCCGCAAACCCTGATCACGGTGGCGGCCTATATCAATCAGCGCATGGCCGAACGCAATGGCGGCATTAGCGGCCAGTTCCGCGACAATGCCGCCCCGGTGCATGAAAGCTGGGTTGCCGTCACCGGTGATGATCATACCCCGTTTGACATCGAAATTGATGGCGTTAACGGTGATTACATTGTCGCCATTGGCGATCGCAGCTTTGGTGTGGTGTCGGACTGGAAAATTGGCGATAGCCTGTTTTTCGGCGAAATTGATGGCGTGCCGCTATGTGTGCAGGTCGATATCGATGGGACTGGCTATCGCCTGGCAACCAATGGCGTACAAAAAAACATCAAGGTTTTGCGCCCGCGTATCGCCGAACTGCAAAAATTGATGCCGTTCAAGGCCCCGCCAGACATGTCCAACTTCCTGCTTTCCCCGATGCCGGGCCTTTTGGTCAAGGTCTCGGTCGAGGAAGGGCAAACCGTCCAGCCGGGTCAGGAATTGTGCATTCTCGAAGCCATGAAAATGGAAAACGTGCTGAAAGCCGAAAGCAAGGGCGTGATCAAAACCATCCACGCCAAGCAGGGTGCGAACCTGTCGGTCGATGCCATTATCATCGAGTTTGAAAAAGACGTATAA
- a CDS encoding methyl-accepting chemotaxis protein, producing the protein MVTVAALVGYNLVSTRVSNDQTTAEVMGIVDSQVKEILLNRARLEAKKIQSELDTAFDVARNMAHVFSVLADSGNAGTADAERRRQFNALLKKVLQENGAFNGTYSAWEPNALDGNDALFKGNRELGSDESGRFLPYWTRNTNGDIAIQPLVEYDSSEKHANGLIKGDWYISPANTGKENILGPLPYIVQGKSVFLATMSVPIMINGKFSGVAGADYNLDFVQKLAVSVDASIYEGRGNVVIMGNDGLIVANSKNPGSIGQSTASVGAEWRAGFDAVQSGTGIVEDDASSPDIEVYAPVKMGIDQHPWAILISVPREVVQATVNQLEADIHIRTSNSIFWSVMVGLVIAVAAIALIVLAARSIAKPIRSCADFANGIARNDFDQTLHIEQQDEVGVLAQALRKMLEDLKRNIAQRAEDQARAEEERRQALNAMADEFESSVGGLVSGVTMAATELQATAKSMSQTANTTSERAVVVAAASEQTAKNVQTVASATEELSASFVEIGARVEESTEIIASAVRQALDTNAKVRGLNDAAQKIDEVVLLINDIAGKTNLLALNATIEAARAGDAGKGFAVVASEVKTLATQTARATDEIAGQIRAIQEATGSSAIAIKEISDTISSVNDISTGIASAIQEQTAATQEISRNISQAASGTADVSSNIDDVTRAAGETGGAADEVLTAAAELGKNGTSLMDQVEIFLKTVRR; encoded by the coding sequence TTGGTAACAGTTGCGGCTTTGGTCGGGTACAATCTCGTTTCTACTCGTGTCAGCAATGATCAGACAACAGCCGAAGTTATGGGAATTGTCGACAGTCAGGTAAAAGAAATACTGTTAAATCGTGCCCGTCTTGAGGCGAAAAAAATTCAGTCGGAGCTTGATACGGCGTTTGATGTCGCCCGTAATATGGCACATGTATTTTCGGTGCTGGCAGATAGCGGAAATGCCGGGACAGCCGATGCTGAACGGCGTCGCCAGTTCAACGCTCTTTTGAAAAAGGTCTTGCAGGAAAACGGTGCGTTTAACGGTACATATTCTGCGTGGGAGCCAAACGCCCTTGATGGCAATGATGCGCTTTTTAAAGGCAATCGGGAACTGGGATCGGATGAATCCGGGCGGTTTTTGCCATATTGGACACGCAATACCAATGGTGACATCGCCATTCAGCCACTTGTTGAATATGACAGCAGCGAAAAACATGCCAATGGGTTGATAAAGGGGGATTGGTATATTTCGCCTGCCAATACCGGCAAGGAAAATATATTGGGTCCGCTTCCCTATATTGTACAGGGAAAGTCGGTGTTTTTGGCGACCATGTCGGTGCCGATCATGATCAACGGTAAATTTTCCGGGGTCGCCGGGGCCGATTATAATCTTGATTTTGTTCAAAAGCTTGCCGTTTCCGTCGATGCCTCGATTTATGAAGGACGGGGGAATGTCGTGATCATGGGCAATGATGGGTTGATTGTCGCCAATAGCAAAAATCCCGGTTCAATCGGGCAAAGTACGGCATCTGTTGGTGCGGAATGGCGTGCGGGATTTGATGCGGTGCAGTCAGGCACCGGCATTGTCGAGGACGACGCATCATCCCCGGATATTGAAGTTTATGCGCCAGTAAAAATGGGGATTGACCAACATCCTTGGGCCATTCTGATTTCTGTCCCGCGTGAAGTGGTTCAAGCTACTGTTAACCAGTTGGAAGCCGATATTCACATCCGGACATCGAACAGTATTTTCTGGTCGGTGATGGTGGGGCTGGTCATTGCGGTTGCGGCTATTGCGTTAATTGTGCTGGCTGCACGCAGCATTGCCAAACCCATTCGCAGTTGTGCCGATTTTGCTAACGGTATTGCACGCAACGATTTTGACCAAACCCTGCATATTGAACAGCAGGACGAAGTTGGCGTGCTGGCCCAGGCTCTGCGCAAGATGCTGGAGGATTTAAAGCGCAACATCGCCCAGCGTGCCGAAGACCAGGCCCGGGCCGAGGAAGAACGACGCCAGGCCCTGAATGCAATGGCCGACGAATTTGAATCATCGGTTGGCGGGCTGGTATCTGGTGTGACGATGGCGGCAACGGAATTGCAGGCAACGGCAAAGTCCATGTCGCAAACGGCCAATACCACCAGCGAACGGGCGGTCGTTGTGGCGGCCGCCTCCGAACAGACGGCCAAAAATGTACAAACCGTTGCCTCCGCCACCGAGGAACTTTCGGCATCCTTTGTCGAGATTGGCGCACGTGTTGAGGAATCGACCGAAATTATTGCATCCGCTGTGCGTCAGGCCCTTGATACCAACGCAAAGGTGCGCGGGCTGAATGACGCCGCCCAGAAAATCGACGAGGTTGTTTTGCTGATCAATGATATTGCCGGTAAAACCAACCTGCTGGCGCTGAATGCCACAATCGAGGCTGCCCGCGCGGGGGATGCAGGCAAGGGATTTGCCGTTGTGGCCTCTGAAGTTAAAACACTTGCCACCCAGACCGCCCGCGCCACCGACGAGATTGCCGGGCAAATCCGGGCCATTCAGGAGGCAACCGGCAGTTCCGCCATTGCGATCAAGGAGATTTCCGACACCATTAGCAGTGTGAATGATATTTCGACGGGCATTGCATCTGCCATTCAGGAGCAAACGGCGGCCACACAGGAAATTTCGCGCAATATCTCGCAGGCGGCGTCGGGCACGGCGGATGTGTCCTCCAACATCGACGATGTCACCCGTGCTGCTGGCGAAACCGGCGGGGCTGCCGACGAGGTGCTAACAGCCGCCGCCGAGCTTGGCAAAAACGGGACCTCGCTTATGGACCAGGTTGAAATCTTTCTTAAGACGGTCCGGCGTTAA
- a CDS encoding 5'-nucleotidase, lipoprotein e(P4) family, which produces MNAFMKMAGVTALATLVSFAAQAQDAKPNDGLNATLWYQTSVEFKTTARSVYAGAERLLGAAIGDHSWSAALEQGENYMSKQPAIVLDVDETVLDNSAYQAWVVTKDTSYSSKTWAEFVNAEISTPIPGALELTKAAAEKGVAVYYVTNRKAPEEAATIANLKKYGFPYADADHVMVRGEKKEWTSEKGTRREAVAANHRIIMMFGDNFGDFVDDMGGDIKGRLAKMDEYSTYWGERWFMLPNPTYGSWESAAFGDNWKLSPEERRQMKYDALNDWNGPK; this is translated from the coding sequence ATGAACGCATTTATGAAAATGGCGGGTGTCACCGCACTTGCCACTCTGGTTTCTTTTGCAGCCCAGGCACAGGACGCAAAACCGAATGACGGCCTGAATGCCACCTTGTGGTACCAGACCTCGGTTGAATTCAAAACCACGGCAAGGTCGGTTTATGCCGGGGCAGAGCGCCTGCTGGGTGCCGCGATTGGTGATCATAGCTGGTCTGCCGCCCTGGAGCAGGGCGAAAATTACATGTCCAAACAGCCCGCGATTGTTTTGGATGTTGATGAAACCGTGCTCGATAACTCGGCTTATCAGGCCTGGGTGGTGACGAAAGATACGTCTTATAGCTCCAAAACCTGGGCAGAGTTCGTAAATGCTGAAATTTCCACGCCGATACCCGGTGCGCTGGAACTGACCAAGGCCGCCGCGGAAAAGGGTGTGGCAGTTTATTACGTTACCAACCGGAAAGCCCCTGAAGAAGCAGCCACCATTGCCAACCTGAAAAAATATGGCTTCCCTTATGCCGATGCTGACCATGTGATGGTCCGTGGGGAAAAGAAAGAGTGGACATCTGAAAAGGGGACACGTCGGGAGGCCGTTGCTGCCAATCACCGTATCATCATGATGTTTGGCGATAACTTTGGCGATTTTGTCGATGATATGGGCGGCGATATAAAAGGCCGCCTGGCCAAGATGGACGAATATTCGACCTATTGGGGCGAACGCTGGTTCATGCTGCCCAACCCGACCTACGGATCATGGGAATCGGCTGCCTTTGGCGATAACTGGAAGCTCTCGCCCGAAGAACGCCGCCAGATGAAATATGATGCTCTGAATGACTGGAACGGCCCGAAATAA
- a CDS encoding acylphosphatase, with amino-acid sequence MAQTDPDPQTGNGDIAVLVRIEGRVQGVWFRAWTVEQARKRGLTGWVRNRQDGTVEAVFCGAPSAVQSMLGAARQGPEAARVDRLHEEAIPIVEEFTGFEKRTTL; translated from the coding sequence ATGGCACAGACCGATCCCGACCCGCAAACCGGCAATGGTGATATTGCTGTTCTGGTACGTATCGAAGGCCGGGTTCAGGGCGTTTGGTTTCGCGCCTGGACCGTAGAGCAGGCCCGGAAACGCGGATTAACCGGTTGGGTGCGAAACCGTCAGGATGGTACTGTCGAGGCGGTATTTTGCGGTGCGCCATCGGCGGTGCAATCCATGTTGGGGGCTGCGCGCCAGGGCCCGGAAGCCGCACGGGTAGACCGCCTTCATGAAGAGGCGATTCCCATTGTCGAAGAATTTACCGGCTTTGAGAAACGCACCACGCTTTAG
- a CDS encoding DUF1244 domain-containing protein, with amino-acid sequence MDAQTRLELEAAAFRGLVGHLQNRKDVQNIDLMNLAGFCRNCLAKWYLAAAREHDVAMDYDQAREVVYGMTYDQWKDNYQAPASEEQKRLFKENAHLHAVIPGAK; translated from the coding sequence CTGGATGCCCAGACCCGGTTGGAACTGGAAGCAGCCGCCTTTCGCGGTTTGGTCGGCCATTTGCAAAACCGCAAGGATGTGCAGAATATCGACCTTATGAACCTGGCGGGGTTTTGCCGCAACTGCCTGGCGAAATGGTATTTGGCCGCCGCCCGCGAGCATGATGTGGCAATGGATTATGACCAGGCCCGCGAGGTGGTCTATGGCATGACCTATGATCAGTGGAAAGACAATTATCAGGCACCGGCCAGTGAAGAGCAAAAGCGTCTGTTTAAGGAAAACGCCCATTTGCATGCGGTGATTCCGGGCGCGAAATAA